Genomic segment of Hydra vulgaris chromosome 08, alternate assembly HydraT2T_AEP:
CTATTATTTTATGctacttttattatttgttcaAGATTCACGATATTTGACTCGACTAAGTGTATAAAGGTTTCTTGGTCCTTCTCTTCATCTTGTGGTAGAAAAGACATTATGCATCACGCTGATGCATTATCTCGATAATGCATCAGCGTGAGGAATGTTTTCTCCCTTCTTATAGTTTATTTTGTAGTCAAATGCCATCATTTGTAGAGTCCATCTTAAAATTCTAGCAGATGTCACTTTAGgctgttctttattacaatcaaATATAAACTCTAATGGTCTGTAATCtgatttcaatttaaatttccTACCCAACAAAAAATGCCTAGCTCTGTGAGTAGATCATACAACAGCCAACCCTTCTTTCTCGATATTAGAATATCTTGTCTGAACGTCTGTCAAAGTTCGTGAGAAATACAATACAGGATGAACATTTTGTGAAAGTATTCCAGATATAGATTTTTCACTGGCAttagttgttttaataatttgatgtaataaacttttatcaCAGGTTCTTCGCAAAGATTCTTTTTTAGCAACTCGAGTGCATGTTGATGTTCTTTCCTCCATTTGAATGTAACTCCTttctttcttaaattatttaaagataaaattttttcagcatGTTTTTCAATGTGTCGACCATAAAAGTTTACTAATCCTATAATTGACTTAAGTTCCTTTTATCATTAGGAGgatttattttgagtatttttctGACCAAATTACGATCTGTGGTAACTCCCTTTTCTGATAGCTCGTATTCTAAAATGAAAGACTTTTTGTTACATTCactgattttcttttatttatactcATTCTCGATTCCTTCAGTTTGCTcaaaattttactcaaattcGATTTAAGTTCTTCAGCACTTTTACCACCGACACATTTATCATGTTGAAATATAATCATATTAGGAATAATGTTACCAACAACGGATTTTATCGGCCTTTGAAATATCGCACTTGCAGTTTTTATTCCAAAAGGGAAACATGTTCATCTTAACAATCCAATAAGGTAATTAACTGTTATTATTTCTTGTGCCTCTTTGTTGATCTCAATTCAATGATAAGCTCCCTTGAGATCAATTTTAGCAAAGTATTTCATTGCTGCTATTTTATGAAATACAGTCTCGATATTTGGAATAGGGTATGAATCTGAGCTAATCTTTTGATTAACACCTATTTTGTAATCTGAACATATGCGTAAATCTCCATCTGTTTTTCTAACAACCACAAGTGGCGAGGTCCATTTGCTTCCACCAGGAGGAACCCATTGGAACAACCCTTGCTGCATTATTTCATTGAGTTTATCTATTACTAGTGGTCTAATGTGAATAGGAAGAGATCGAGATTCAAAATAAGTCGGTCGTATGcgattttttaacagtttacttgctttgtaattaattaaacgCCCATAAACAATAGGTTCTATACTATTAACTAATTTTGTTGCATTGATATTTAATACATCCATGCCAATTAAACCATGATTTTTTGCACAGTTTGCAACAATAATTTAGTTTCCAAAGTTGCCTCAAATTCGCCTTGGACTTTAATAATTGTACCATCAAACTGTTTCAGGcgaacatttttgtaatttagacTCAGACATTAGTTcccaaaaattttttggaatgGTTGTGACCTGACTTCCCGTATCaacttgtatttttatattgtaatcatttat
This window contains:
- the LOC136083491 gene encoding uncharacterized protein LOC136083491; its protein translation is MIIFQHDKCVGGKSAEELKSNLSKILSKLKESRMSINKRKSVNKERSYIQMEERTSTCTRVAKKESLRRTCDKSLLHQIIKTTNASEKSISGILSQNVHPVLKFKLKSDYRPLEFIFDCNKEQPKVTSARILRWTLQMMAFDYKINYKKGENIPHADALSR